The following proteins are co-located in the Trueperaceae bacterium genome:
- a CDS encoding bifunctional folylpolyglutamate synthase/dihydrofolate synthase has product MTTPPGDATAALFARQRLGVVPGLERMGALLERLGRPQDAFEAVVVAGTNGKGGTVAHLDAMLRAGGASVGRYVSPHLTHPGERVAVDGVPMDDAAFEAAAAHVRPHADATDATFFEAVTALAFVAFAEAGVDEAVLEVGLGGRLDAVNVVTPTACAVAQVALDHQALLGPDVASIAREKAGVLRTGVPAWTTARGEARRALRQEAARLGAPLAVADVAPAPDADAELEIASRGLRGSEVRLRRPGRADVDLATPLVGAAQAGNAALAALVALELGVTPDAVADGAARTRWPGRLEVVGDATWRRVAPDAPAGAGPLLLDGAHNPAAARAAAATLERLALRPTLVASVAEDKDVAGLLAAFAGTVRGVVATRAERAPRTLPARDLAAAVEAAGLPLVGVHDAPRDAVAAALTHGGPVLVAGSLFLVGEVRPWLRGEPDPAWERWQ; this is encoded by the coding sequence GTGACGACGCCGCCCGGCGACGCGACCGCGGCGTTGTTCGCCCGGCAACGCCTCGGTGTGGTGCCGGGGCTGGAGCGGATGGGCGCCCTCCTGGAGCGGCTCGGTCGGCCGCAGGACGCCTTCGAGGCGGTCGTGGTGGCGGGCACGAACGGCAAGGGGGGGACCGTTGCGCACCTCGACGCGATGCTGCGCGCGGGCGGCGCGTCGGTCGGCCGGTACGTCAGTCCGCACCTGACCCACCCGGGCGAACGGGTGGCGGTCGACGGCGTCCCGATGGACGACGCCGCCTTCGAGGCGGCCGCCGCGCACGTGAGGCCGCACGCCGACGCGACCGACGCGACGTTCTTCGAGGCGGTCACCGCCCTCGCCTTCGTCGCCTTCGCCGAGGCCGGCGTCGACGAGGCCGTCCTCGAGGTCGGGCTCGGGGGGCGGCTCGACGCCGTGAACGTCGTGACGCCCACCGCCTGCGCCGTCGCGCAGGTCGCCCTCGACCACCAAGCGCTTCTGGGGCCCGACGTCGCCAGCATCGCGCGGGAGAAGGCCGGCGTCCTCCGCACCGGGGTGCCCGCCTGGACGACGGCGCGCGGCGAAGCGCGCCGCGCCCTTCGCCAGGAAGCCGCCCGCCTCGGTGCGCCCCTCGCCGTCGCCGACGTCGCGCCCGCCCCCGACGCCGACGCCGAGCTGGAGATCGCGTCGCGTGGGCTGCGCGGCTCCGAGGTTCGCCTCCGCCGGCCCGGCCGCGCCGACGTGGACCTCGCGACGCCGCTCGTGGGGGCGGCGCAGGCCGGCAACGCCGCCCTCGCCGCCCTCGTCGCGCTGGAGCTCGGCGTGACGCCCGACGCCGTCGCGGACGGGGCGGCCCGGACCCGCTGGCCGGGCCGCCTCGAGGTCGTGGGCGACGCCACGTGGCGGCGCGTCGCGCCCGACGCACCCGCCGGCGCGGGCCCCCTTCTGCTGGACGGGGCGCACAACCCCGCCGCCGCGCGGGCGGCGGCCGCCACCCTCGAGCGGCTCGCGCTCCGGCCGACGCTGGTGGCGAGCGTCGCGGAGGACAAGGACGTCGCCGGCCTCCTCGCGGCGTTCGCCGGGACGGTGCGGGGCGTCGTCGCGACCCGCGCCGAGCGGGCGCCGCGCACCCTCCCCGCCCGCGACCTCGCGGCGGCGGTGGAGGCCGCCGGCCTGCCGCTGGTGGGCGTCCACGACGCCCCGCGCGACGCGGTGGCGGCCGCCCTCACGCACGGCGGCCCCGTGCTGGTCGCCGGCAGCCTGTTCCTGGTGGGGGAGGTCCGCCCGTGGCTGCGGGGGGAGCCGGACCCGGCGTGGGAACGCTGGCAGTGA
- a CDS encoding HDIG domain-containing protein, whose translation MKPLAWTWNAGTRTVRGIHPRLARPDDAWADAHLVGPERALFHAMDPRERDHGVRVARTLLRRTPDVDAVVVRAALLHDVGKARRRYAVHERVLVHLLPGPVPPPEPLRVGVAGARQVAAHHPAYGAAMLRDAGAPARLVDLVARHHAPGNDPQARALHDADRRT comes from the coding sequence GTGAAGCCGCTCGCCTGGACGTGGAACGCCGGCACCCGCACCGTGCGCGGGATCCACCCGCGCCTCGCGCGTCCCGACGACGCGTGGGCCGACGCGCACCTCGTCGGGCCCGAGCGGGCCCTCTTCCACGCCATGGACCCCCGCGAACGCGATCACGGGGTGCGCGTCGCGCGGACGTTGCTGCGCCGCACGCCCGACGTGGACGCCGTCGTGGTGCGCGCGGCGTTGCTGCACGACGTCGGCAAGGCCCGCCGCCGCTACGCCGTGCACGAGCGGGTGCTGGTGCACCTCCTGCCCGGACCCGTTCCACCCCCCGAACCGCTGCGGGTCGGCGTCGCCGGCGCCCGGCAGGTGGCGGCGCACCACCCCGCGTACGGCGCGGCGATGCTGCGCGACGCGGGCGCACCCGCCCGCCTCGTCGACCTCGTCGCTCGGCACCACGCCCCCGGGAACGACCCCCAAGCCCGCGCCCTTCACGACGCCGACCGCCGCACGTGA